Proteins encoded together in one Amphritea japonica ATCC BAA-1530 window:
- the hisC gene encoding histidinol-phosphate transaminase: MSKFWSPAINQLTPYVPGEQPKVDNLIKLNTNENPYPPSPQVEEAIRNYPIERLRLYCDPDATALKQSLANHFQLEYNNVFVGNGSDEVLALAFMAFFRQDLPLLLPETTYSFYDVYCHLYDIDYRQIPLNDKFEIDFADYNQPNGGIIFANPNAPTGRLTTLEQIETLLQSNRDSLVIVDEAYIDFGGHSAVELTRTYDNVLVIQTFSKSRSLAGLRIGFALGHEDLIAGLERVKNSFNSYPLDSIAIIGAVAALEDNDYFEETTQKIIDCREWTTTQLEQLGFDVVPSKTNFVFTRHSSLSGAELMSYLRSNNLLVRHFGKPGIENHLRITIGTPEEMNTLIETLKLHPKI; this comes from the coding sequence ATGAGCAAATTCTGGAGCCCGGCAATCAACCAGCTGACCCCTTACGTTCCGGGAGAGCAGCCCAAAGTTGATAACCTGATCAAGCTAAATACAAATGAAAACCCTTACCCTCCCTCGCCACAAGTCGAAGAGGCCATTCGTAATTACCCTATTGAACGTTTACGACTCTATTGTGACCCGGACGCAACGGCTTTAAAGCAGTCACTGGCAAACCATTTTCAACTTGAGTACAACAACGTCTTTGTGGGTAACGGCTCCGACGAAGTACTGGCGTTAGCCTTTATGGCTTTTTTCCGCCAGGACCTACCCCTGTTGCTTCCAGAAACAACCTACAGTTTTTACGATGTATATTGCCACCTGTACGATATTGACTACCGACAGATACCTCTCAATGATAAGTTTGAGATCGACTTTGCTGACTATAACCAGCCAAATGGCGGCATTATCTTTGCAAACCCGAATGCGCCAACCGGGCGCCTGACGACACTGGAGCAGATTGAAACTCTGTTACAAAGCAACCGGGACTCACTGGTCATCGTTGATGAAGCTTATATCGATTTTGGTGGTCACTCTGCCGTTGAACTAACCCGCACCTACGACAATGTACTGGTTATTCAGACTTTCTCTAAATCCAGAAGTCTGGCGGGTCTGCGAATCGGCTTTGCTTTAGGCCATGAAGATCTTATTGCCGGTCTCGAACGGGTCAAAAACTCGTTCAACTCCTATCCTCTGGATAGCATCGCTATCATCGGCGCAGTAGCGGCATTAGAAGACAATGACTACTTCGAAGAAACGACGCAGAAAATTATCGATTGTCGGGAATGGACTACAACACAACTTGAGCAACTGGGCTTTGATGTTGTCCCCTCGAAAACTAACTTTGTATTCACCCGTCACAGCTCGTTAAGCGGTGCAGAGTTAATGAGTTATCTGCGCAGTAACAATTTGCTGGTACGTCACTTCGGTAAACCCGGTATCGAAAATCACCTGCGTATTACTATCGGTACACCAGAGGAGATGAATACTCTGATTGAAACGCTAAAACTACATCCGAAAATCTGA
- a CDS encoding MFS transporter: MRMTTTFGVNQIISHGFGVFLFAAMVPLMQESIAISHWYLAMIGALTQLSYLGGAMLLGLIGHRVDSGRLVLITGAFTSVLLFVMAALDEPLLVLLLLSFMAASAAISWGAIVELITRYARPALCSTCLSSASSGTAWGYGLNGLLILMVVPLLGWRSSWVLAGMLGTVTVILTMFLLKSLKQRVVHQSTKAPAALPAGQLLKVVLGERAAFFACLICFMVGFATMPFSTWLNTYLAELMLPPALGGYTWTMSGVTGMAAGFLSGKLADSKGHGVALLIVFGGFAVGQLAFVYDPASFAVLAGFGYGLMYFPMWGIIAGWVNKHYSSTVTMQINGIGMVTFGLGGALGNFLAGFVRTLSESLAGVYWIITIDAVLLVLLAVYICVTERSIANCAMDSCLAESVPE, encoded by the coding sequence ATGCGCATGACCACAACGTTTGGTGTTAATCAGATAATCAGCCACGGCTTCGGCGTTTTTCTGTTTGCTGCAATGGTTCCTTTGATGCAGGAATCAATCGCCATCAGTCACTGGTACCTTGCAATGATCGGTGCCTTAACTCAATTATCATACCTGGGTGGGGCGATGCTATTGGGACTGATTGGTCATCGCGTTGATTCAGGTAGATTGGTGCTGATAACCGGTGCGTTTACCAGTGTACTGTTGTTTGTGATGGCTGCGCTTGATGAGCCGCTGCTGGTATTGCTACTGCTTAGTTTTATGGCAGCCAGCGCTGCGATTAGTTGGGGGGCTATTGTTGAATTGATTACGCGCTATGCCCGACCGGCATTGTGCTCAACTTGTTTATCGAGCGCTTCTAGTGGTACTGCCTGGGGTTATGGACTGAATGGCTTGCTTATATTGATGGTAGTGCCGTTACTGGGCTGGCGCAGTAGCTGGGTGCTGGCCGGTATGCTGGGGACGGTTACTGTTATTCTGACGATGTTTCTTTTAAAAAGTCTCAAGCAACGCGTGGTTCACCAGTCGACCAAAGCGCCTGCTGCGCTGCCGGCAGGGCAGTTGTTGAAGGTTGTGTTAGGGGAGCGGGCAGCTTTTTTTGCTTGCCTTATCTGTTTTATGGTGGGATTTGCAACAATGCCGTTCTCTACCTGGCTTAATACCTATTTGGCAGAACTTATGTTGCCGCCAGCACTGGGTGGCTACACATGGACGATGTCAGGTGTCACGGGTATGGCCGCTGGTTTTTTGTCAGGTAAGTTAGCTGATAGTAAAGGCCATGGAGTGGCACTGTTAATTGTTTTTGGTGGCTTTGCTGTGGGACAACTCGCCTTTGTCTATGATCCAGCTTCTTTTGCTGTATTAGCCGGCTTTGGATACGGCCTGATGTATTTTCCCATGTGGGGGATTATCGCTGGTTGGGTTAATAAGCATTACTCCTCGACAGTGACAATGCAGATAAATGGTATTGGAATGGTTACCTTTGGGCTGGGTGGGGCGCTGGGTAATTTTTTGGCGGGATTTGTCCGGACTCTCAGTGAGAGTCTTGCAGGTGTTTATTGGATTATCACGATCGATGCAGTGTTATTGGTGTTACTCGCCGTCTATATATGTGTAACTGAACGATCAATAGCAAACTGTGCTATGGATAGCTGTTTAGCAGAAAGTGTCCCTGAATAA
- a CDS encoding LysR substrate-binding domain-containing protein, translating to MRDLPIALLRTFMVVAETLNLTVAANRLNKAPSTISMQLNRLEELVANPLMERGQHGVRLTATGMQLKHHAQQLLNLHDQIVGAFQNIDIAGKVRLGTHDQYASRTLTPLLQAFILSYPEAQLEVHCDHRPNYLTDMLKKGKIDIALVEMPVTSEGGLRLRRDELVWVRAKDHSVHQQAVLPLAVFDEGCYHRNYALEALELSARPYRIAFTSQSRAGVLAAVRAGIGVAIIPLHTLEEDLITIDKELPSLAETEVTLFTAPNVNEATLRLAQTIQDSPLFGDS from the coding sequence ATGCGAGATTTACCAATTGCCTTGTTACGAACCTTTATGGTCGTTGCTGAAACACTTAACCTCACGGTCGCTGCAAACCGGCTTAACAAAGCTCCTTCGACTATCAGCATGCAGTTAAATCGGCTAGAGGAGCTGGTTGCAAACCCTCTCATGGAAAGGGGACAACACGGTGTTAGATTGACGGCGACGGGGATGCAATTGAAACACCATGCCCAGCAACTGCTTAATTTACATGATCAGATTGTGGGGGCATTTCAGAATATTGATATTGCAGGAAAGGTCCGCCTTGGCACCCATGATCAGTATGCAAGCCGGACGCTAACCCCTTTGCTACAGGCATTTATTCTGAGCTATCCCGAAGCGCAACTGGAGGTCCACTGTGATCATCGACCAAACTATCTGACGGACATGTTGAAAAAAGGCAAGATTGATATCGCCTTGGTAGAGATGCCAGTAACCTCCGAGGGAGGCTTGCGCTTACGGCGTGATGAACTGGTGTGGGTTCGTGCCAAAGACCATAGCGTCCACCAGCAGGCCGTTCTGCCATTAGCTGTTTTCGACGAGGGGTGTTACCACAGAAACTATGCCCTTGAAGCATTAGAGTTATCAGCCAGGCCTTATCGTATCGCTTTCACCAGTCAGAGCCGGGCAGGTGTTCTAGCGGCGGTAAGGGCCGGGATTGGTGTTGCCATCATTCCACTCCATACCCTTGAGGAAGATCTGATTACGATAGACAAGGAGCTCCCCTCGCTAGCTGAGACAGAGGTCACACTGTTTACCGCACCAAACGTAAATGAAGCCACCCTGAGACTGGCGCAAACAATTCAAGACAGTCCGTTATTTGGCGATAGCTGA
- a CDS encoding DUF2157 domain-containing protein produces MMSLLVVIVIVILIGGGFWGWPLLAGALGISNITNKADALRHIRQLMNTYDITPAEVEIALSIPASEHSATHSRSKGDIAKILFALLGSIFIFAGISTYIGMFWDSMGSVMRVLITLGVGYVLLIILISALQEEKFPKFILPLTCAAVFMMTSGWFVLIHELYPQGDNWRTAVLAVFAVMGLQQGVLFGKYRRTALLFTSLFFAYGFLEVGLDLLGVPVAYISIVLGSSIFLVATALEKSPHRVLAEPALLIGACWLNSGLFDRIDLFTSTNWASLITGTCIMLTAYGMHKTDRYPRLIALGYFIGSIMAYVGLFDLLQNSAIELLYLAVTASTLYACVVLQSRALLLTTVIAMLSFIVYFSEKHFANSLGWPVTLVLIGIAFLGVGAIAIKLKKRM; encoded by the coding sequence ATGATGTCACTCTTGGTCGTTATCGTCATAGTCATACTGATTGGTGGCGGTTTCTGGGGATGGCCGTTGCTAGCAGGAGCCCTCGGAATCTCTAACATAACGAATAAAGCTGATGCGTTGCGGCATATTCGCCAACTGATGAATACTTACGATATTACGCCCGCTGAGGTCGAAATTGCTTTATCTATTCCTGCCTCTGAGCATTCTGCTACCCATTCACGCAGCAAAGGAGATATTGCAAAAATACTCTTTGCTTTACTCGGTTCAATTTTTATTTTCGCAGGTATTAGCACCTATATCGGCATGTTTTGGGATAGCATGGGCTCTGTAATGCGGGTTCTGATCACCCTGGGGGTTGGCTATGTCCTTCTCATTATTCTCATTTCAGCGCTACAGGAAGAAAAATTTCCCAAATTCATTCTGCCCCTGACTTGTGCCGCTGTATTTATGATGACCAGCGGTTGGTTTGTGCTGATTCACGAACTTTACCCGCAAGGCGATAACTGGCGTACAGCCGTACTCGCTGTGTTTGCGGTGATGGGTCTGCAACAAGGCGTATTGTTCGGGAAATACAGACGTACCGCACTGCTATTCACCAGCCTGTTTTTTGCCTATGGTTTTCTAGAGGTAGGACTCGATTTACTCGGCGTTCCCGTCGCTTATATCTCCATTGTTTTAGGCTCATCCATCTTTCTTGTGGCTACAGCCCTGGAAAAGTCACCCCATAGGGTATTGGCAGAACCCGCCTTGCTCATTGGCGCCTGCTGGCTCAATAGCGGTTTATTCGACCGCATAGACCTATTCACATCAACCAACTGGGCTAGCCTGATCACAGGTACCTGCATAATGTTGACTGCTTACGGCATGCATAAAACAGATCGGTATCCTCGCCTGATAGCCCTGGGTTATTTTATAGGCTCGATCATGGCCTATGTGGGGTTATTCGATCTGCTTCAGAACAGTGCAATTGAACTGCTCTACCTCGCCGTCACGGCCTCCACTCTCTATGCCTGTGTCGTACTACAAAGCCGTGCACTCTTATTGACGACGGTAATTGCGATGCTAAGTTTCATTGTATATTTTTCAGAAAAGCATTTTGCAAACTCATTGGGATGGCCTGTTACTTTAGTGCTCATAGGTATTGCTTTCCTTGGTGTTGGCGCTATTGCCATCAAACTTAAAAAGCGTATGTAA
- a CDS encoding sensor domain-containing diguanylate cyclase, producing the protein MKNANVLQTRIDALLNVLSEDVLILSQQGTIIFSTHTDSAIPWGSSDDLIGKTLSDIFPTPLFLSLQGMVDQCLSLNQLAVKELLLDPQEITYLRSQGMKESCWVEVRMAPSAGSEPSVVCRIDDISQRKRAQRESSPIQRDLLTGMYNRRALMPVLTQSIAQALRYDWICSLMLINVDSLRLINEEKGWDVGDQIIKRLAESLNSLKRTADFLARVGEDGFAILLPETNAEQGILAAERVRNMVSDLSAPHSGTEVRFTVSIGVATLTGEGDSADDMYGRAEDCLQLSKQQGGNRISGSE; encoded by the coding sequence ATGAAAAACGCCAATGTCCTTCAAACCCGTATTGATGCATTGCTCAATGTCTTGTCTGAAGATGTGCTGATATTAAGTCAGCAAGGCACTATTATTTTCTCAACCCATACGGATTCTGCTATTCCCTGGGGAAGTAGTGATGATCTCATTGGTAAAACCCTCAGTGATATCTTTCCAACGCCATTGTTTCTTTCGCTACAGGGGATGGTTGACCAATGTCTGAGTCTGAATCAATTAGCGGTAAAAGAGCTGCTGCTCGATCCACAGGAGATTACTTATCTTCGTAGCCAGGGGATGAAAGAGTCTTGCTGGGTTGAAGTGCGTATGGCTCCCTCTGCTGGTTCGGAGCCAAGCGTGGTGTGCCGAATCGATGATATTAGTCAGCGAAAAAGAGCGCAGCGAGAGAGCTCCCCGATTCAGCGAGACCTGCTGACTGGAATGTACAACCGCCGGGCGCTGATGCCGGTATTGACTCAATCCATCGCTCAGGCACTTCGCTATGATTGGATCTGTAGTCTGATGCTGATCAATGTCGATAGCCTTAGACTGATTAATGAGGAGAAAGGCTGGGATGTGGGTGACCAGATTATTAAACGTCTGGCTGAGTCCCTTAATAGCTTAAAACGAACGGCGGATTTTCTTGCCCGGGTGGGTGAGGATGGCTTTGCTATTCTATTACCGGAAACAAATGCTGAACAGGGTATCCTGGCAGCAGAGCGAGTGCGTAATATGGTGTCAGATTTGTCAGCACCTCATTCTGGTACTGAGGTCCGTTTTACCGTGAGTATTGGCGTGGCGACTCTGACTGGTGAGGGAGATAGTGCAGATGACATGTACGGTCGCGCTGAAGACTGTTTACAGCTGTCAAAACAGCAGGGCGGTAACCGTATTAGTGGCAGTGAGTAA
- a CDS encoding type III PLP-dependent enzyme, which yields MLPDHISTEKWARFKKAADQYQTPFLLIDLPTVAEKYHELREGFDFASVYYAVKANPHARILKHLADLGSSFDIASVYELDQVLAHNVAPERMSYGNTIKKRDDIRYFYEKGVRLFATDSEPDLRNIAEYAPGSRIYIRILTEGSEGADWPLSRKFGCNPEMAVELAVLAKKLGLEPYGISFHVGSQQRHIDVWDAAIAKVKVIFDRLREEQAIQLRMINMGGGFPAQYLTKANEFSVYCQEIIRFLKEDFGDNPPEIILEPGRSLVGDSGMMVSEVVLISRKSSTSLNRWVFSDVGLFNGLIETLGEAIKYPLLSERSGETEEVVLAGPTCDGMDIMYEDYKYELPLSLEIGDRLYWCSTGAYTTSYSSIEFNGFPPLKSYVLE from the coding sequence ATGTTGCCGGATCATATTTCTACTGAAAAATGGGCGCGCTTTAAAAAAGCGGCTGACCAATATCAGACTCCGTTCTTGCTGATCGATCTGCCAACGGTGGCAGAGAAATATCATGAATTACGCGAGGGTTTTGACTTCGCCTCTGTCTACTATGCGGTTAAGGCAAATCCTCATGCCCGCATTCTCAAGCACCTGGCAGATTTGGGATCGAGCTTTGATATTGCGTCCGTCTATGAACTGGACCAGGTTCTGGCACACAATGTTGCGCCTGAACGGATGAGCTATGGCAATACGATCAAGAAGCGAGATGATATTCGTTATTTTTATGAAAAAGGCGTGCGGTTATTCGCAACTGACTCGGAACCTGATCTGCGAAATATAGCTGAGTATGCGCCAGGCTCACGTATCTATATCCGTATTTTGACTGAGGGCTCTGAAGGTGCAGACTGGCCACTGTCCCGTAAATTTGGCTGCAACCCTGAAATGGCTGTTGAACTGGCTGTGTTGGCGAAAAAGTTGGGGCTTGAACCTTACGGTATCTCTTTTCATGTAGGCTCACAGCAGCGCCATATAGACGTGTGGGATGCTGCTATCGCAAAAGTGAAGGTGATCTTTGACAGGCTGAGAGAAGAGCAGGCGATACAGCTGCGTATGATCAATATGGGGGGCGGTTTTCCGGCCCAGTACCTGACAAAAGCTAACGAGTTTTCGGTTTACTGTCAGGAAATTATTCGTTTTTTGAAAGAAGATTTTGGTGATAACCCCCCCGAGATTATTCTGGAACCGGGCCGTTCGCTGGTAGGTGACAGCGGCATGATGGTGAGTGAGGTCGTTTTAATATCACGTAAATCTTCGACTTCGTTAAATCGTTGGGTATTTAGTGATGTCGGGCTGTTTAACGGCCTGATAGAAACGCTGGGGGAGGCGATTAAATACCCGCTGTTGAGCGAGCGAAGTGGTGAAACGGAAGAGGTTGTTTTAGCAGGCCCTACCTGTGACGGCATGGATATTATGTACGAAGATTATAAGTATGAGTTGCCCTTATCCCTGGAGATCGGCGATCGTCTCTACTGGTGCTCTACAGGGGCTTACACAACCAGTTATAGCTCAATTGAATTTAATGGTTTTCCACCTTTAAAGTCCTATGTACTTGAGTAA
- a CDS encoding CBS domain-containing protein, producing MFEEFYPLRLQDNSEVENLLTPDYTGEQVSLRSPANEVMTDFTLTSPVTVSEDVQVDDALERMKSQHVRMLFVTTEADKFIGVITARDISGTKAMVHMNSCGVSRQEVLVRDIMLNKASLRSLTFDQVRHSRIGDVMLTLKSSGDQHLLVVDETDLGIKRIRGVVSASDISRKLKVGFDIMYEAKSFADIEKIVAQGSEMSL from the coding sequence ATGTTCGAGGAATTTTATCCCCTGCGGTTGCAGGACAACAGTGAAGTGGAAAATTTATTAACCCCGGACTATACCGGTGAACAGGTCTCTCTAAGGAGTCCGGCCAATGAAGTCATGACTGATTTTACTCTGACTTCGCCGGTAACGGTGTCCGAAGATGTCCAGGTGGATGATGCGTTGGAGCGTATGAAAAGCCAGCATGTTCGGATGTTGTTTGTCACGACTGAGGCGGATAAGTTTATCGGTGTTATTACCGCACGGGATATCTCCGGTACTAAAGCAATGGTGCACATGAACAGCTGTGGTGTTAGTAGGCAGGAAGTGCTTGTGCGCGATATCATGCTCAATAAGGCTAGTCTGCGCTCTTTGACCTTTGATCAGGTCAGACATTCAAGGATTGGAGACGTGATGTTGACACTGAAAAGCTCAGGGGATCAGCATTTACTGGTTGTTGATGAAACCGATCTGGGCATAAAGCGAATCAGAGGCGTTGTTTCGGCTAGTGATATATCGCGTAAGCTTAAGGTTGGCTTTGACATTATGTACGAAGCTAAATCCTTTGCCGATATTGAGAAAATAGTCGCGCAGGGCAGTGAGATGAGCCTATAA
- a CDS encoding DUF1127 domain-containing protein — protein sequence MKKFIRLAKQYRETYYSRRLLRNLDAHALKDIDLSRADALHEAKRPFWDNKAHQVTAAKKRPHLIYSAVSLLLIMGVGLTIFLRF from the coding sequence ATGAAAAAATTTATACGCCTGGCTAAACAATACCGGGAAACATATTACAGTCGGAGGTTGCTTAGAAACCTTGATGCGCATGCTTTGAAAGATATTGATCTTAGTCGGGCCGATGCTCTTCATGAGGCTAAGCGGCCCTTTTGGGATAACAAAGCACATCAGGTTACAGCAGCTAAAAAGCGCCCACATCTAATATATAGTGCCGTTTCTCTGCTACTCATAATGGGAGTGGGGTTAACCATCTTTCTGCGTTTTTAA
- a CDS encoding PLP-dependent aminotransferase family protein yields MKLYEQVATTLKDRIDLGYYHEGDKLPSVRGLSQEHGVSISTVQEAYGLLMDDGIIESRPKSGYYVLKHQAPPELPATSNPAPQPLVVAQWQKLQHMINEYGSTATTKLSLALPDTQASTLKPLTRLMSELSRNAATRVLEYEHAAGSDALRHQIARVMVDSGCRINPEEIIITSGCQEALSCSLRAVTEPGDIVVVDSPSFFGSVQAIKINGVKALEIPTSPETGISLEALEMAFEQWPIKACLLTPTNNNPLGYSMPDKNKLRLLELLNHYDIPLIEDDVYGDLSYTLPRPRTIKSFDTQGRVILCSSFSKSIAPGIRVGWIAPGHHREHIMMVKYLSSLSTPKLTQMAVAEFIAQGYYEKHLRRVRRDYQRDRDAVIGWLKRELPEGTRISYPQGGYLLWVELPDQIDSNELNQQAKQEGISIAPGTLFSASGKYKNFMRICCVNSADPALEKAIKTLGRLCKEMLTRNLLSQD; encoded by the coding sequence ATGAAACTGTATGAGCAAGTTGCGACAACATTAAAAGATCGGATTGACCTTGGCTATTATCATGAAGGGGATAAGTTACCCTCTGTGCGCGGATTGAGCCAAGAACACGGCGTTAGTATCTCCACCGTCCAGGAAGCCTATGGTCTGCTCATGGATGATGGCATTATCGAGTCCCGGCCAAAATCCGGATACTACGTTCTTAAGCACCAGGCCCCTCCTGAATTACCCGCTACCAGCAATCCGGCACCTCAACCCCTGGTCGTTGCACAATGGCAAAAACTGCAGCATATGATCAATGAATATGGCAGCACTGCAACGACCAAGCTCAGTCTCGCACTGCCCGACACACAGGCATCTACTCTCAAGCCTTTAACACGTCTTATGTCAGAGCTAAGCCGAAATGCAGCAACACGAGTCTTAGAATATGAACATGCAGCAGGGTCTGATGCCCTGCGTCATCAGATTGCCAGAGTCATGGTGGACTCTGGCTGTCGTATTAATCCTGAAGAAATCATTATCACCTCCGGGTGTCAGGAAGCCCTGTCCTGTAGTCTCAGAGCCGTGACCGAGCCCGGTGATATTGTCGTTGTTGATTCCCCCAGCTTTTTTGGCTCTGTACAAGCGATCAAGATCAATGGCGTAAAAGCCCTGGAGATACCGACAAGCCCGGAAACAGGCATCTCGCTAGAAGCACTTGAAATGGCGTTTGAACAGTGGCCCATCAAGGCATGCCTCCTGACGCCTACGAATAACAATCCACTCGGCTACTCAATGCCGGACAAAAACAAACTGCGCCTGCTGGAGCTCCTGAACCACTACGACATCCCTCTCATTGAAGATGATGTTTATGGTGACCTTAGCTACACCCTACCCCGGCCAAGAACCATCAAGTCGTTTGATACGCAGGGACGCGTTATTCTCTGCTCATCATTTTCAAAATCAATCGCTCCGGGTATTCGGGTTGGCTGGATCGCACCCGGCCACCACCGGGAACATATCATGATGGTGAAATATCTATCGAGCCTGTCGACTCCCAAACTTACCCAAATGGCCGTGGCTGAATTCATCGCTCAGGGGTATTACGAGAAGCACCTGCGCCGGGTACGCCGTGATTACCAGCGGGATCGTGATGCTGTGATTGGCTGGCTAAAGCGCGAACTACCAGAAGGCACCCGCATCAGCTACCCACAAGGAGGCTACCTTTTATGGGTAGAGCTGCCCGACCAGATTGACTCAAACGAGTTGAATCAACAAGCTAAGCAGGAAGGCATTAGTATTGCTCCGGGAACCCTGTTCTCCGCCTCAGGCAAGTACAAAAACTTCATGCGTATCTGCTGTGTTAACAGCGCTGATCCCGCCCTGGAAAAAGCGATAAAAACGCTGGGACGCTTATGTAAAGAGATGCTAACCCGCAATCTTTTAAGCCAGGATTAG
- the rlmF gene encoding 23S rRNA (adenine(1618)-N(6))-methyltransferase RlmF — MSKALKGKGPKAALLHPRNPHQGRYDFEALGRLSADLKGFILLNRFDEESIDFHNPDAVKALNKALLLQNYGIHFWDIPPGYLCPPIPGRADYIHYLADQLAADNQGVIPSGRRIRGLDIGVGANCIYPLIGSRSYGWQFVGADIDPVAVNGANLIVEANPVVKGRIENRLQTDSESMFKGVVNPSEQFDFTLCNPPFHGSAEEAESGTRRKLKNLGKESSDITLNFGGRQNELWCKGGELAFIKRMILQSREFGEQCYLFSCLISRQDNIAPIKRILKSVSAKNVRVIDMAQGQKSSRFVVWTFLSKAEQADWRQLRWGDK, encoded by the coding sequence ATGTCTAAAGCACTGAAAGGAAAAGGGCCTAAAGCTGCTCTCCTGCACCCCAGAAATCCACATCAGGGGCGTTATGATTTTGAGGCGCTTGGTAGACTGTCTGCCGATTTGAAAGGCTTTATTTTGCTGAATCGATTCGATGAAGAGAGTATCGATTTTCATAATCCTGATGCTGTAAAGGCCTTGAATAAAGCGTTGTTGCTGCAAAATTATGGCATCCATTTCTGGGATATTCCTCCCGGCTATCTCTGTCCTCCCATTCCGGGAAGAGCGGACTATATTCATTATCTGGCTGATCAGCTGGCAGCTGACAATCAGGGGGTTATTCCCTCTGGCAGACGCATCAGGGGGCTAGATATTGGTGTCGGTGCTAACTGTATATATCCGCTGATTGGCTCACGTAGCTATGGCTGGCAATTTGTTGGTGCGGATATTGATCCCGTTGCAGTTAACGGCGCCAATTTAATCGTCGAGGCGAATCCTGTAGTGAAAGGTCGTATCGAGAATCGATTACAAACAGATTCTGAGAGTATGTTTAAAGGGGTTGTTAATCCGTCAGAACAATTTGATTTTACTCTGTGTAATCCGCCTTTTCACGGTTCTGCAGAGGAGGCTGAATCGGGTACCCGGCGTAAACTCAAAAATCTCGGCAAAGAGTCTTCAGATATAACGCTTAATTTTGGCGGCAGGCAAAATGAGCTCTGGTGCAAAGGAGGAGAGCTTGCGTTCATTAAGAGAATGATTCTTCAAAGCCGGGAATTTGGGGAACAGTGTTATCTATTCAGTTGCCTGATATCCAGGCAGGATAATATAGCGCCGATAAAACGAATTCTGAAGTCGGTATCCGCTAAAAATGTCAGGGTCATCGATATGGCGCAGGGACAAAAATCCAGTCGATTTGTCGTCTGGACGTTTCTTTCTAAAGCAGAACAGGCTGACTGGCGACAGCTACGCTGGGGCGATAAGTAA
- a CDS encoding DMT family transporter, translated as MNSEYLKGFLLTALGVLVLSFDALLIRLIDADSFSLLFWRGLLMSLTVAFWCRYRYPGKPFFYRDWPSIRSAGLYALCSIFFVSAINHTSVANVLVIISAQPLFAALIARVFIGEKSSASTWVAIIICMLGIVWVMKDSWSAPSLTGDLLAFCCAICLSAKFVNDRAVKHRDMTPALITAGLFIAITSLPNASPLALSGADWGWMLLLCVIVIPIAFVLITLGPTRISAAEVGMLMLLETVFGPLLVWLFINEAPSPSALQGGGVVIVTLLLHGYLKWRK; from the coding sequence ATGAATTCTGAATACCTTAAAGGCTTTCTACTGACAGCACTCGGCGTCCTGGTATTGAGTTTTGATGCCCTGCTAATACGCCTGATCGATGCAGACTCTTTCAGTTTATTGTTCTGGCGTGGTCTACTAATGAGCCTGACGGTTGCTTTCTGGTGCCGCTACCGATATCCAGGTAAACCCTTTTTTTACCGAGACTGGCCCAGTATACGTTCAGCGGGACTCTACGCCCTCTGTTCGATCTTCTTCGTCTCTGCAATCAATCACACCTCTGTCGCTAATGTGTTAGTAATTATCAGTGCTCAGCCTCTATTTGCAGCACTCATCGCCCGCGTTTTTATTGGTGAAAAGTCCTCAGCGTCCACCTGGGTCGCAATTATTATCTGCATGCTCGGCATCGTTTGGGTGATGAAAGACTCGTGGTCAGCCCCCAGCCTTACCGGGGACCTGCTGGCCTTCTGTTGTGCGATTTGTTTATCGGCAAAATTTGTCAATGATCGTGCCGTAAAGCACCGGGATATGACGCCGGCATTGATAACCGCTGGGTTATTCATCGCTATCACCAGCTTACCAAACGCATCGCCGCTGGCCCTGTCCGGTGCAGACTGGGGTTGGATGTTGTTACTTTGCGTGATTGTTATCCCGATAGCGTTCGTTTTAATTACTCTGGGACCCACGCGCATTTCTGCCGCTGAGGTGGGTATGCTGATGCTGTTGGAAACAGTATTTGGTCCCCTGCTGGTCTGGCTGTTTATAAATGAAGCCCCAAGCCCTTCCGCTTTGCAGGGCGGT